The proteins below come from a single Burkholderia humptydooensis genomic window:
- a CDS encoding NRDE family protein yields the protein MCLIVFDWQPDATHGPVLTLAANRDEFFRRTSAPLAWWSDAPHVLAGRDLEGGGTWLGVARDGRFAALTNYRAPFDIRAGAPTRGKLVSGFLTGENVAPLDYLANVAEKAVFYNGFTLLAGDVVRGELAWYCNRPDDARPAPDAPVSVAPGMHGLSNARLDTPWPKLVGKRSALGALLTDDAAAPLDALIEMMRDTREAAADALPHTGIPIERERALSAAFIETPEYGSRGTTVLRVVRDVEGRLRFDMKERCDDDGSHRIVRPGAFERAYTFDVDGSGVARR from the coding sequence ATGTGCCTGATCGTATTCGATTGGCAGCCCGACGCCACGCACGGCCCGGTGCTGACACTTGCCGCGAACCGCGACGAATTCTTCCGCCGCACGAGCGCGCCGCTCGCGTGGTGGAGCGACGCGCCGCACGTGCTCGCGGGCCGCGATCTCGAAGGCGGCGGCACATGGCTCGGCGTCGCGCGCGACGGCCGCTTCGCCGCGCTCACCAATTACCGAGCGCCGTTCGACATACGCGCGGGCGCGCCGACGCGCGGCAAGCTCGTGTCCGGATTCCTGACGGGCGAGAACGTCGCGCCGCTCGACTATCTCGCGAACGTCGCCGAGAAGGCCGTGTTCTACAACGGCTTCACGCTGCTCGCGGGCGACGTCGTGCGCGGCGAGCTCGCGTGGTACTGCAACCGGCCGGACGACGCGCGGCCCGCGCCCGATGCGCCCGTGTCCGTCGCGCCCGGCATGCACGGGCTGTCGAACGCGCGGCTCGACACGCCGTGGCCGAAGCTCGTCGGCAAGCGCAGCGCGCTCGGCGCGCTGCTCACCGACGACGCGGCGGCGCCGCTCGACGCGCTGATCGAGATGATGCGCGACACTCGCGAGGCCGCCGCCGACGCACTGCCGCACACGGGCATTCCGATCGAGCGCGAGCGCGCGCTGTCCGCGGCGTTCATCGAGACGCCCGAGTACGGATCACGCGGCACGACCGTGCTGCGGGTCGTGCGCGACGTCGAGGGACGGCTCAGGTTCGACATGAAGGAGCGCTGCGACGACGACGGCTCGCACCGGATCGTGCGGCCGGGCGCGTTCGAGCGCGCGTACACGTTCGATGTCGACGGGAGCGGCGTCGCGCGGCGGTGA
- the mltG gene encoding endolytic transglycosylase MltG translates to MSLLKKCAALAALAVVLLGAACAGGAYYWATRPIALAAPTLDVTIKPRSSVRSVAQQLVHGGVSVEPRLFVAMTRVLFLSSRLKSGNYEFKTGVTPYDVLQKVARGDVNEYVVTVIEGWTFRRMRAELDANAALTHSSAGMSDAALLRAIGAPDEAVARGTGEGLFFPDTYLFDKGTSDLNVYRRAYRLMQTRLADAWTARRPGLPFKTPYEALTVASLVEKETGHAADRAFVSGVFANRLRAGMPLQTDPSVIYGMGDAYAGRLRKRDLQTDTPYNTYTRRGLPPTPIALPGEAALYAAVNPAATSAFYFVSKGDGTSVFSDTLGDHNKAVDKYIRGQ, encoded by the coding sequence ATGTCCCTACTGAAGAAGTGCGCCGCGCTCGCGGCGCTCGCCGTCGTATTGCTGGGCGCCGCGTGCGCGGGCGGCGCCTATTACTGGGCCACCCGGCCGATCGCGCTCGCCGCGCCCACCCTCGACGTCACGATCAAGCCCCGCAGCAGCGTGCGCAGCGTCGCGCAGCAGCTCGTGCACGGCGGCGTGAGCGTCGAGCCGCGCCTCTTTGTCGCGATGACGCGCGTGCTGTTCCTGTCGAGCCGGCTCAAATCCGGCAACTACGAGTTCAAGACGGGCGTGACCCCTTACGACGTGCTGCAGAAGGTCGCGCGCGGGGACGTCAACGAATACGTCGTCACCGTGATCGAAGGCTGGACGTTCAGGCGCATGCGCGCGGAGCTCGACGCGAATGCGGCGCTCACGCATTCGAGCGCGGGGATGAGCGACGCGGCGCTGTTGCGCGCGATCGGCGCGCCCGACGAAGCCGTCGCGCGCGGCACCGGCGAGGGGCTGTTCTTTCCGGACACCTACCTGTTCGACAAGGGCACGAGCGACCTGAACGTCTATCGGCGCGCGTACAGGCTGATGCAGACGCGCCTTGCCGACGCGTGGACCGCGCGCCGGCCCGGCCTGCCGTTCAAGACGCCTTACGAGGCGCTGACAGTCGCGTCGCTCGTCGAGAAGGAGACGGGGCACGCGGCCGATCGCGCGTTCGTGTCGGGCGTGTTCGCGAACCGCCTGCGGGCCGGGATGCCGCTGCAGACCGATCCTTCGGTGATCTACGGAATGGGCGACGCATACGCGGGGCGGCTGCGCAAGCGCGATCTGCAGACCGACACTCCGTACAATACCTACACGCGCCGCGGGCTGCCCCCGACGCCGATCGCGCTGCCGGGCGAGGCGGCGCTCTATGCCGCGGTGAACCCGGCGGCGACGTCCGCGTTCTATTTCGTCTCGAAGGGCGACGGCACGAGCGTCTTTTCGGACACGCTCGGGGATCACAACAAGGCCGTGGACAAATACATACGAGGTCAATGA
- a CDS encoding alpha/beta hydrolase, producing MPLNPKIAQVLDMIERAKRPDYHEQTPAQARAAYEKSAPILDVAPAPMFSVEDLRLPSRDGGAFGARLYLPVEPSLAEPLPALVYYHGGGFTVGSVNTHDALCRMFARDARCAVLSVDYRLAPEHRFPTAVGDAEDALVWLHAHASRFGIDPARLAVGGDSAGGTLATVCAVLARDRGIALALQLLIYPGTTGHQQTESHARLAKGYLLSADTIQWFFEHYVRDASDRDDWRFAPLDGTRGAPSFERVAPAWIATAEYDPLADEGDAYADKLRAAGNRVTLVAYAGMIHEFFKMGGFVPEVRLAHTDAAGALRAAFEGD from the coding sequence ATGCCGCTGAACCCGAAGATCGCGCAGGTGCTCGACATGATCGAGCGCGCAAAACGTCCCGATTATCACGAACAGACGCCCGCGCAGGCGCGCGCGGCGTACGAGAAGAGCGCGCCGATCCTCGACGTCGCGCCCGCGCCGATGTTTTCGGTCGAAGATCTGCGCCTGCCGTCGCGCGACGGCGGCGCGTTCGGCGCGCGGCTCTATCTGCCCGTCGAGCCGAGCCTGGCCGAGCCGCTGCCCGCGCTCGTCTACTATCACGGCGGCGGCTTCACGGTCGGCAGCGTGAACACGCACGACGCGCTGTGCCGGATGTTCGCGCGCGACGCGCGTTGCGCGGTGCTGTCGGTCGATTACCGGCTCGCGCCGGAGCACAGGTTTCCGACCGCGGTCGGCGACGCGGAGGACGCGCTCGTGTGGCTGCATGCGCACGCGTCGCGTTTCGGGATCGATCCGGCGCGGCTCGCGGTCGGCGGCGACAGCGCGGGCGGCACGCTCGCGACGGTGTGCGCGGTGCTCGCGCGCGACCGCGGGATCGCGCTCGCGTTGCAACTGCTGATCTATCCGGGCACCACGGGGCATCAGCAGACCGAATCGCACGCGCGGCTCGCGAAGGGCTATCTGCTGTCGGCGGACACGATCCAGTGGTTTTTCGAGCATTACGTGCGCGACGCGTCGGATCGCGACGACTGGCGCTTCGCGCCGCTCGACGGCACGCGCGGCGCGCCGTCGTTCGAGCGCGTCGCGCCCGCGTGGATCGCGACGGCGGAGTACGATCCATTGGCCGACGAGGGCGACGCGTATGCGGACAAGCTGCGTGCGGCGGGCAACCGGGTGACGCTCGTCGCATACGCGGGAATGATTCATGAGTTCTTCAAGATGGGCGGTTTCGTGCCGGAAGTGCGGCTCGCGCATACGGACGCGGCGGGCGCGCTGCGCGCGGCGTTCGAAGGCGATTGA
- the ygfZ gene encoding CAF17-like 4Fe-4S cluster assembly/insertion protein YgfZ, with protein sequence MSTPIASPAAPADAPTAPPTLPRPGAGDFAAVLERGAFAVLEQFGIVDVTGPDAATFLHSQLTNDIEHLDAASARLAGYCSPKGRLLASFLAWRAGHDVRLLVSKDVQPAVQKRLSMFVLRAKAKLADASGTLVAVGFAGDVRAALSGIFDALPDGVHTKVDAPAGALVRLPDAAGRARHLWIATRAELDARLPALENALPRVSAAVWDWLDVRAGEPRITQPAVEQFVPQMVNFDVIGGVNFRKGCYPGQEVVARSQYRGTIKRRTALAHVAADTDAARAGVELYHSDDPGQPCGMIVNAAAAPEGGVDALVEIKLAALGNGSVHLASANGPTLAFLPLPYALPAEA encoded by the coding sequence ATGAGCACACCGATCGCCTCTCCGGCCGCACCGGCCGACGCCCCCACCGCGCCGCCGACGCTGCCCCGTCCGGGCGCCGGCGATTTCGCCGCCGTGCTCGAGCGCGGCGCGTTCGCGGTGCTCGAACAGTTCGGCATCGTCGACGTGACGGGCCCCGACGCCGCAACGTTCCTGCACAGCCAACTGACGAACGACATCGAGCATCTCGACGCCGCGAGCGCGCGCCTCGCCGGCTACTGCTCGCCGAAGGGGCGCCTGCTCGCGTCGTTCCTCGCGTGGCGCGCCGGCCACGACGTGCGCCTGCTCGTATCGAAGGACGTACAGCCCGCGGTGCAAAAGCGCCTGTCGATGTTCGTGCTGCGCGCGAAGGCGAAGCTCGCCGACGCGAGCGGCACGCTCGTCGCGGTCGGCTTCGCGGGCGACGTGCGCGCCGCGCTGTCGGGCATCTTCGATGCGCTGCCAGACGGCGTCCACACGAAAGTCGACGCGCCCGCCGGCGCGCTCGTGCGGCTGCCCGACGCGGCCGGGCGCGCGCGCCACCTATGGATCGCCACGCGCGCCGAGCTCGACGCGCGCCTGCCCGCGCTCGAGAACGCGCTGCCGCGCGTGTCGGCCGCCGTCTGGGATTGGCTCGACGTGCGCGCGGGCGAGCCGCGCATCACGCAGCCCGCCGTCGAGCAATTCGTCCCGCAGATGGTCAATTTCGACGTGATCGGCGGCGTCAACTTCCGCAAGGGCTGCTATCCGGGGCAGGAAGTCGTCGCGCGCAGCCAGTACCGGGGCACGATCAAGCGCCGCACGGCGCTCGCGCACGTCGCGGCCGACACTGACGCCGCACGTGCAGGCGTCGAGCTCTATCATTCGGACGACCCCGGTCAGCCGTGCGGGATGATCGTGAACGCGGCGGCGGCGCCCGAAGGCGGCGTCGACGCGCTCGTCGAGATCAAGCTCGCCGCGCTCGGGAACGGGTCGGTCCACCTGGCGTCCGCGAACGGTCCGACGCTCGCGTTCCTGCCGCTTCCCTACGCGCTGCCCGCCGAAGCCTGA
- a CDS encoding NADP-dependent oxidoreductase, which yields MSQVNRRVLLVSRPEREASVENFKLVETPLAPLADGEVRVRNHFLSIDPYMRGRMNAGRSYAEPQPLGEVMGGGTAGEVVESRNPAFAVGDKVVGAYGWQEYGTSTGKELRKVDTTHVPLSAYLGPVGMPGVTAWYGLNRIIRPRAGETVVVSAASGAVGSVVGQLAKLAGCRAVGIAGGADKCRYVVDTLGFDACVDYKAGRLADDLAAAAPNGVDGYFENVGGAVLDATLAQMNPFGRVAMCGMIAVYDGAPAPLANPALILRERLLVQGFIVSEHFDVWPEALAQLAALVAQKKLHYRETIAQGIERAPDALLGLPKGRNFGKQLVALV from the coding sequence ATGTCACAGGTCAACCGGCGGGTGCTGCTCGTTTCGCGCCCCGAACGCGAGGCGAGCGTCGAGAACTTCAAGCTCGTCGAGACGCCGCTCGCGCCGCTCGCCGACGGCGAGGTGCGCGTGCGCAATCATTTCCTGTCGATCGATCCGTACATGCGCGGGCGGATGAATGCGGGGAGGTCGTACGCCGAGCCGCAGCCGCTCGGCGAGGTGATGGGCGGCGGCACCGCGGGCGAGGTCGTCGAATCGCGCAACCCGGCGTTCGCGGTCGGCGACAAGGTGGTCGGCGCGTATGGCTGGCAGGAGTACGGCACGTCGACGGGCAAGGAACTGCGCAAGGTCGACACGACGCACGTGCCGCTGTCCGCGTATCTCGGGCCCGTCGGCATGCCCGGCGTGACCGCGTGGTACGGGCTGAACCGGATCATCCGGCCGCGCGCGGGCGAGACGGTCGTCGTCAGCGCGGCGAGCGGCGCGGTCGGCAGCGTCGTCGGGCAGCTCGCGAAGCTCGCGGGCTGCCGCGCGGTCGGCATCGCGGGCGGCGCGGACAAGTGCCGCTACGTCGTCGACACGCTCGGCTTCGACGCGTGCGTCGACTACAAGGCCGGTCGGCTCGCCGACGATCTCGCGGCCGCCGCGCCGAACGGCGTCGACGGCTATTTCGAGAACGTTGGCGGTGCGGTGCTCGACGCGACGCTCGCGCAGATGAACCCGTTCGGCCGAGTCGCGATGTGCGGGATGATCGCCGTGTACGACGGCGCGCCGGCGCCGCTCGCGAACCCGGCGCTGATTCTGCGCGAGCGGCTGCTCGTGCAGGGCTTCATCGTGTCCGAGCACTTCGACGTGTGGCCCGAGGCGCTCGCGCAGCTCGCGGCGCTCGTCGCGCAGAAGAAGCTGCATTATCGGGAGACGATCGCGCAGGGCATCGAGCGCGCGCCCGACGCGCTGCTCGGGCTGCCGAAGGGGCGCAATTTCGGCAAGCAGCTCGTCGCGCTCGTCTGA
- a CDS encoding GNAT family N-acetyltransferase — translation MESIEIETGDWSRLGGDASRIRDAVFVREQRIPAELDLDDDDPHARHAVAYLVGGAAGARRAVATGRLLPTGAIGRVSVLADVRGRGVGSRLLDALLAEARARGDALVRLYAQQRAVAFYLRIGFRIVGEPFIEAGVQHVEMAREP, via the coding sequence ATGGAAAGCATCGAAATCGAAACAGGCGACTGGTCGCGCCTTGGCGGCGATGCGTCGCGGATCCGCGACGCGGTGTTCGTGCGCGAGCAGCGCATTCCGGCCGAGCTCGACCTCGACGACGACGATCCGCACGCGCGGCACGCCGTCGCGTATCTGGTCGGCGGGGCGGCGGGCGCGCGGCGCGCGGTCGCGACCGGGCGGCTCTTGCCGACGGGCGCGATCGGCCGGGTGTCGGTGCTCGCCGACGTGCGTGGCCGCGGCGTCGGCTCGCGGCTTCTGGACGCGCTTCTCGCCGAAGCGCGGGCGCGCGGCGACGCGCTCGTGCGGCTCTATGCGCAACAGCGCGCGGTCGCGTTCTATTTGCGGATCGGCTTCCGGATCGTCGGCGAGCCGTTCATCGAGGCGGGCGTGCAGCATGTCGAGATGGCGCGCGAGCCGTGA